In a single window of the Penaeus monodon isolate SGIC_2016 chromosome 3, NSTDA_Pmon_1, whole genome shotgun sequence genome:
- the LOC119594827 gene encoding all-trans-retinol 13,14-reductase-like produces the protein MGIFSLPVLALVAIVGVAIKAVLYFLAKSPSENPFKQPIQTPVKPKVTDQKNRDAVLKQGFSVDKVPADLDAIVVGSGIGGMSTAAIMAKAGKRVLVLEQHDQAGGCCHTFIDKNYEFDVGIHYIGEMQYQSISKTYLDQITDGQVEWEPLDETYDEVIFAEPEKPIRKYPVRSGKGNWASDLKKLFPSEEANIDKFFALLEEIQEGNSKSILVKVLPLWLVWFLNTTGLLGYVTDFYDWNAKSCKEVVYGITENQELRDIFCYCFGDFGTPPSKAGFPMQTLLHTHFQKGAAYPIGGASEIAFNIIPVIEAAGGRVLVRAEVTQILLNYKGAVCGVQVKKGKDIYNIQAPVVISAAGLYNTYERLLPLHIASSSRIWPILQDLEHGPGAMSVFVGLDCSAEELDIIHKKNAWVFTGNDLDKVLACCLHIYIMLVILEFY, from the exons ATGGGTATTTTTTCACTACCCGTTTTGGCATTGGTAGCCATTGTGGGTGTGGCGATCAAGGCAGTCCTGTATTTCCTTGCAAAATCTCCATCTGAGAATCCATTCAAGCAACCTATACAGACACCAGTAAAGCCAAAAGTGACGGACCAGAAAAATCGAGATGCCGTCCTCAAGCAAG gCTTTAGTGTGGACAAAGTGCCAGCAGACTTAGATGCCATAGTTGTGGGCAGTGGCATTGGAGGCATGTCAACAGCAGCTATTATGGCCAAAGCAGGAAAGCGAGTGTTGGTTTTGGAGCAGCACGACCAG GCTGGAGGTTGTTGTCACACCTTCATTGACAAGAACTATGAATTTGATGTAGGTATCCACTACATCGGTGAAATGCAATATCAGTCCATTAGTAAGACTTACCTCGACCAAATCACAGATGGACAAGTGGAATGGGAACCTCTag ATGAAACCTATGACGAAGTCATTTTCGCCGAACCAGAAAAGCCAATTCGCAAATATCCAGTACGAAGTGGCAAAGGGAACTGGGCCTCTGACCTCAAAAAGCTCTTCCCATCAGAGGAGGCCAATATTGATAA ATTCTTTGCCTTGTTGGAAGAAATCCAAGAAGGCAATTCCAAATCAATTTTAGTGAAGGTGCTTCCACTCTGGCTTGTGTGGTTTCTAAATACTACAGGCCTTCTTGGTTACGTCACTGATTTCTATGACTGGAATGCTAAATCTTGTAAGGAGGTcgtgtat GGAATAACAGAAAACCAGGAGCTCCGAGACATTTTTTGCTATTGCTTTGGAGATTTTGGTACCCCTCCAAGCAAAGCAGGCTTCCCAATGCAAACTCTGCTCCATACCCACTTTCAGAAAG GTGCTGCATATCCCATTGGAGGAGCATCAGAGATTGCTTTTAACATTATTCCAGTTATTGAGGCTGCAGGAGGCAGAGTACTTGTGCGAGCTgaa GTCACGCAAATACTTCTGAATTATAAAGGGGCAGTGTGTGGTGTTcaggtgaaaaaaggaaaagacatttATAATATTCAGGCTCCAGTGGTGATATCAGCAGCAG GACTCTACAACACATATGAGCGTCTGTTGCCTTTGCACATAGCTTCATCATCAAGGATATGGCCAATATTGCAGGACCTCGAACATGGGCCAGGAGCTATGTCTGTTTTTGTGGGCCTGGACTGCTCTGCTGAAGAACTTGACATCATTCACAAAAAGAATGCTTGGGTGTTCACTGGCAATGATTTAGATAAGGTACTTGCTtgctgtttgcatatatatataatgttggtaaTTTTAGAATTTTACTGA